A part of Leptospira mtsangambouensis genomic DNA contains:
- a CDS encoding Kelch repeat-containing protein produces the protein MFPAEYHNVYDPKSTSGLFLSAFLYSTPFSCSDSANAKSLGSVDQVLLQCNRELANIDTVYLAEANQGVFSNISFTKINKDRLFVKFDPLTDDGQYELVLSGVVSNSGETLEDDKLSIVIDTKVPTVSLSGYIPITDYTFFSPRYWDFVSSEPLEHFGPPILSGPLASSVVLRSVQKINETTYRVYFETNFSSNNPGSLTLQFLNSKDNASNVVSNSLTVQFIGLVSGPNLNFGRFEFDAFQNANEDVIAIYGGSSTAEILRKGSSSFTLTNPSLPVIARGERGVMLDGKNLLITGGIQLANAYALTSSYIFDTDAATITPTGNMNEPRHLHNIVKLQDGKVIILGGIRDFVPVTPAYYTSLNTAEIYDPATGVFTAVTNRMMTARSFSCSVLLDDGRVFVIGGTDGIFAPKDTTEFFDPNTQTFSWGPTLPVPVGALKCMKLTDGNVLIYGAQLSNLNNSTMLYDYTRNQIFTIANSKFRREWSIASELPDGGILFYGGAYRYNTSEPSRVIEKLDYAKSNNFFDMGMAKYSVSKHSGVKFSDGTLFFLGGETGGIANLGTDYYGLSN, from the coding sequence ATGTTTCCAGCAGAGTATCATAACGTATATGATCCAAAATCCACTAGTGGTCTCTTTTTAAGTGCATTTTTGTATTCAACACCTTTTAGTTGTTCAGATAGTGCTAATGCTAAATCTCTCGGTAGTGTCGATCAGGTTTTATTACAATGCAACCGAGAGCTTGCAAACATAGATACGGTTTATCTCGCAGAAGCAAACCAAGGTGTTTTTTCGAATATTAGTTTTACGAAGATAAACAAAGATCGACTTTTTGTGAAGTTTGATCCATTGACTGATGATGGTCAGTATGAATTGGTTTTGTCAGGAGTTGTTTCTAACTCAGGTGAAACTTTAGAGGATGATAAACTCTCCATAGTCATTGATACCAAAGTTCCTACTGTATCTCTCTCTGGATACATCCCAATCACTGACTATACATTTTTTTCACCTAGATATTGGGATTTTGTTAGTTCAGAACCTTTGGAACATTTTGGTCCTCCCATACTGAGTGGCCCTCTTGCTTCTTCGGTTGTGCTTAGATCTGTACAAAAGATTAATGAAACTACGTACAGAGTGTACTTTGAGACCAACTTTTCTTCCAATAACCCAGGTTCTTTGACTTTGCAGTTTTTGAATTCAAAAGATAATGCATCCAATGTAGTTTCAAATAGTTTGACTGTCCAGTTTATTGGTCTTGTCTCGGGCCCTAATTTAAATTTTGGCAGATTTGAGTTTGATGCCTTCCAAAACGCAAATGAAGATGTGATTGCCATTTATGGAGGGTCGTCAACTGCAGAAATTCTTCGTAAAGGGTCTTCTAGTTTTACGCTCACGAATCCAAGTTTGCCTGTGATTGCCCGGGGTGAACGCGGTGTGATGTTGGATGGAAAAAATCTTTTGATTACTGGAGGGATCCAACTAGCAAACGCATATGCCCTCACTTCAAGTTATATATTTGATACTGATGCTGCAACAATTACACCGACTGGAAATATGAATGAACCTCGACATCTACATAATATTGTAAAACTCCAAGATGGAAAAGTAATCATTTTAGGTGGAATACGAGACTTTGTTCCTGTCACACCTGCTTACTACACATCTTTGAATACTGCAGAAATTTATGATCCAGCCACTGGTGTATTCACAGCAGTTACCAATCGAATGATGACTGCAAGATCGTTTTCTTGTTCAGTTTTACTCGATGATGGTCGTGTATTTGTGATTGGTGGAACCGACGGGATTTTTGCTCCGAAAGACACAACGGAGTTCTTTGATCCTAACACACAAACATTTTCCTGGGGTCCCACGTTACCTGTTCCTGTAGGTGCCTTGAAATGTATGAAACTAACAGATGGAAATGTTCTGATTTATGGAGCACAGTTATCAAATCTAAACAACTCGACTATGTTATACGATTATACTCGGAATCAAATATTTACAATTGCGAATTCTAAATTTCGTAGAGAGTGGAGCATTGCATCAGAATTGCCGGATGGTGGGATTCTTTTTTATGGTGGTGCCTATCGATATAACACAAGTGAGCCAAGTCGAGTTATAGAAAAACTTGATTATGCAAAGAGTAATAATTTTTTCGATATGGGAATGGCCAAGTATAGTGTTTCAAAACATAGTGGCGTTAAGTTTTCAGATGGAACTTTGTTTTTTCTTGGTGGAGAAACCGGAGGAATCGCTAATTTAGGAACCGATTACTACGGTTTATCTAATTAA
- a CDS encoding nucleotide pyrophosphohydrolase, producing MENADITLNQLQSEVNDWIQTIGVRYFSELTNLAILMEEVGELSRLMARKFGDQSFKSGESADNIPNEIGDILFVLTCLANQMGISLQDVIQTTIQKNTKRDLNRHKNNPKL from the coding sequence TTGGAAAACGCTGATATCACCTTAAACCAATTACAATCGGAAGTAAACGATTGGATTCAAACAATTGGAGTTAGGTACTTTTCTGAACTTACAAACTTAGCAATTCTTATGGAAGAAGTTGGAGAACTGTCGAGACTTATGGCAAGAAAGTTTGGTGACCAGTCCTTCAAATCTGGTGAATCGGCAGACAACATTCCAAATGAAATTGGTGATATCTTATTTGTATTAACATGTTTAGCAAACCAAATGGGAATTTCACTCCAAGATGTAATCCAAACCACTATCCAGAAAAACACAAAACGCGACTTAAATCGCCACAAAAACAATCCGAAACTCTAA
- a CDS encoding MBOAT family O-acyltransferase — MLFNSFEFLVFFFVTIIVGNILKNRWQKLFFLLTSYYFYMAWQPSSISCTGMAAEGLKFYTDRLYCDFKINPYVFILIFSTIIDYFAARLIEEKQDGDSARGWLLVLSLVVNIGTLGFFKYTDFLLGVINDIHLLGSYQFPKQNIILPVGISFYTFQSMSYTIDVYNRKIEARKSFLDFALYVAFFPQLVAGPIVRAETFFRDLDFRLGVYKENIDTAFALILIGFTRKIVFADNLARVVDSTFANYQNLNSIEIWTGALAFGWQIYFDFAGYTDIAIGVARLFGFQFNPNFNFPMSCRNIADHWSRWHISFSTWIRDYIYIPLGGSRVSVIMYIRNIMITWLFAGLWHGAAYHYVGWGIWQGTMLLSHKFYGDTKVAKFLNNKGGRVYDLLARIFTMFCLAFGFIMFRAETMEKAIPMMKALVFLNDSVAPLTRWSNYRFGILLVICFTASYVFSKRQIPTLLTGSWLKYTTFVIVNVLLLLLFGVTESQNFLYFQF, encoded by the coding sequence ATGTTATTTAACTCTTTTGAATTTTTAGTTTTCTTTTTTGTAACGATCATTGTAGGAAACATTCTAAAGAATCGTTGGCAAAAACTCTTTTTTTTACTTACCAGTTACTACTTTTACATGGCTTGGCAACCTTCTTCCATATCCTGCACAGGAATGGCAGCGGAGGGATTAAAATTTTATACCGATAGACTCTATTGTGATTTTAAAATTAATCCCTATGTTTTTATTTTAATTTTTTCAACCATCATCGACTACTTTGCAGCAAGACTGATTGAAGAAAAACAAGATGGAGATAGTGCAAGAGGATGGTTACTGGTATTATCTCTTGTAGTAAATATTGGAACCCTTGGGTTTTTCAAATACACTGATTTTTTATTAGGAGTGATCAATGACATCCATCTTTTGGGTTCTTATCAATTCCCTAAACAAAACATCATCCTTCCTGTAGGAATCTCTTTTTATACATTTCAGTCGATGAGTTATACCATCGATGTTTATAATCGTAAAATTGAAGCAAGAAAGTCATTTTTAGATTTTGCGCTATATGTTGCATTTTTTCCACAACTGGTTGCAGGTCCAATTGTCCGTGCTGAAACTTTTTTCCGCGACTTAGACTTTCGTCTTGGGGTATACAAAGAAAACATTGATACCGCTTTTGCTCTAATTTTAATTGGTTTCACAAGAAAAATCGTCTTTGCTGACAACCTAGCACGAGTTGTCGATTCAACCTTTGCAAATTACCAAAACTTGAACTCTATTGAAATATGGACTGGAGCTTTGGCTTTTGGTTGGCAAATCTATTTTGACTTTGCCGGTTATACAGACATCGCAATCGGAGTGGCCAGATTATTCGGATTCCAATTTAATCCAAACTTCAACTTTCCAATGTCTTGTCGAAACATTGCAGACCATTGGTCCAGGTGGCATATTTCATTTTCAACTTGGATCAGAGACTACATCTATATTCCGTTAGGCGGATCGAGAGTAAGCGTAATCATGTATATCAGAAACATCATGATCACCTGGTTATTTGCAGGTTTATGGCATGGGGCAGCTTACCACTACGTGGGATGGGGAATTTGGCAGGGTACAATGTTACTTTCACATAAATTCTACGGAGACACTAAAGTTGCAAAATTTTTGAACAACAAAGGTGGAAGAGTGTATGACCTTTTGGCCCGTATCTTTACCATGTTCTGTTTGGCATTTGGTTTTATCATGTTTCGAGCAGAAACAATGGAAAAAGCCATTCCGATGATGAAAGCACTTGTATTTTTGAATGATTCTGTTGCCCCTCTCACTCGTTGGTCAAATTACCGATTCGGGATTTTACTTGTGATTTGTTTTACTGCAAGTTATGTTTTTTCGAAAAGACAAATCCCTACCCTTCTCACGGGAAGTTGGTTAAAATACACAACCTTTGTTATTGTAAACGTATTACTATTATTACTTTTTGGAGTCACTGAAAGTCAGAACTTTCTCTACTTTCAATTTTAA
- a CDS encoding LIMLP_18675 family protein yields the protein MKFLNKWISKWKEIQSKKEAAYFGTSLFDELTINPIPSLLLITAVVLFFVYSLPYAFYLGKFFFWFVGVLEITKVLKIPFLDELRYYHYLSAFVYFYITVSLLIDVSRLLNKWNKRTVFVKNEIWQIQRFGFGKKLVKVNFETNQIQLGYEHGGLSDYIGCNRMIWEKDGKTVLTTPFFFPYKKNKIIVNRVLNR from the coding sequence ATGAAATTTCTAAACAAATGGATATCAAAATGGAAAGAAATCCAAAGCAAAAAGGAAGCGGCTTATTTTGGCACTTCTTTATTTGATGAATTAACGATAAATCCCATCCCTTCTCTTTTATTGATTACAGCAGTCGTTCTGTTTTTTGTTTATAGCCTTCCATACGCATTTTATCTAGGGAAGTTTTTTTTCTGGTTCGTTGGAGTGTTAGAAATCACAAAAGTTTTAAAAATTCCTTTTTTAGACGAACTAAGATATTATCATTATTTATCCGCATTTGTCTATTTTTACATAACCGTATCTCTACTAATTGACGTTAGCCGCCTTTTAAACAAATGGAATAAAAGAACTGTTTTTGTAAAAAATGAAATTTGGCAAATCCAAAGATTTGGATTCGGAAAAAAGCTGGTCAAAGTCAACTTTGAAACTAATCAAATTCAATTAGGATATGAACATGGTGGGTTAAGCGATTACATTGGTTGTAATCGAATGATTTGGGAAAAGGACGGAAAAACTGTACTGACCACTCCGTTCTTTTTCCCTTATAAAAAAAATAAAATCATCGTGAATCGAGTTTTGAATCGTTAA
- a CDS encoding glycosyltransferase family 4 protein → MTGNSRYLAEVLKIILPKHKEKEFFLYTNKPIHPVFRDLLGPNTKEILEPKKIPGPIYLNFILPKRLKKDGIEVFWGTIQMLPFRKLPIPSYVNYHDLNFISAPETMAKWNYIQHKLLSPITMKNADKIFCLSKNTKEEITAYNPSYEKKCIVVYPGVSKQKTGKVKTNFPKDFFLTVGTLEPRKNINRLVDAFLEFKKNHPKDKNFLLILGRRGWGEEGELLYQKLNDPEIQKQGVQFLEKPDDSTLAEAFKQCKAFFFPSLHEGFGLPLLEAMLEDKRCVASDIPVFKEILSEKCDLFVPPKQTEVWTQTFERMSGPKKVRSPKFPAKQWTWEETAKKIEEVIFL, encoded by the coding sequence ATGACGGGGAATTCAAGATACTTAGCAGAAGTATTAAAAATCATTCTCCCAAAACATAAAGAAAAAGAATTCTTTTTATATACGAACAAACCCATCCATCCTGTTTTTCGGGATTTATTAGGTCCAAATACAAAAGAGATCCTGGAACCTAAAAAAATCCCAGGACCAATCTATTTGAATTTTATCCTTCCAAAACGTTTAAAAAAAGATGGAATTGAAGTTTTTTGGGGCACCATTCAAATGTTACCGTTTCGAAAACTTCCTATTCCAAGTTATGTAAATTATCATGACCTAAACTTTATCTCTGCCCCAGAGACAATGGCGAAATGGAATTACATACAACATAAACTTTTGTCACCGATCACTATGAAAAATGCGGACAAAATCTTTTGTTTGTCTAAAAACACAAAAGAAGAAATCACCGCATACAATCCATCCTACGAAAAAAAATGTATAGTTGTTTATCCGGGTGTATCCAAACAAAAAACCGGAAAAGTAAAAACCAATTTTCCTAAAGATTTTTTTCTAACAGTTGGAACTTTAGAACCAAGAAAAAATATCAATCGCCTAGTAGACGCATTTTTAGAATTCAAAAAGAACCATCCAAAAGATAAAAACTTTTTACTCATTCTTGGTCGAAGGGGATGGGGAGAAGAAGGTGAGTTGTTATACCAAAAGTTAAATGACCCAGAAATTCAAAAACAAGGCGTTCAGTTTTTGGAAAAACCTGACGACTCCACTTTGGCAGAAGCATTTAAACAATGTAAGGCGTTCTTCTTCCCTTCTTTACACGAAGGATTCGGATTACCTCTTTTGGAAGCTATGTTAGAAGACAAACGTTGTGTTGCTTCTGATATCCCCGTTTTTAAAGAGATTTTATCTGAAAAATGTGATCTTTTTGTCCCACCAAAACAAACAGAGGTTTGGACTCAAACCTTCGAACGAATGTCAGGACCTAAAAAAGTCAGGTCTCCGAAATTTCCCGCCAAACAATGGACATGGGAAGAAACAGCGAAAAAAATAGAAGAGGTAATTTTTTTATGA
- a CDS encoding glycosyltransferase family 87 protein codes for MWKFFETVEKRGKWILSLLLLVLLVLSVSRSKQKSDFLDYYHAAERWETGENLYRFDVAFELQTKIKTMEDLFRPENLHLLSALQNETATYIYPPLFSFLLIPFTYLSEPGAALVFEILSWISLFGILYLLFQNKELNLSHSKYPFLILLASLIFNFRFLESHIQNNQVGLLLILLIFVALTIRSHWLSGFLLALAVSIKITPLVFLFVFVYEKQYKRILWFLVGMIVWNAIPLLYHWDYTIQMTSEWLREILGNAFSNPLLRSWKNNQSLSSTLAKYFVSGADMINQPTYSMPFVNLSLSTLKLIQLVFMILFGVPLLLLWRKKNKKWEIVSLLFLVSALFSGISWVHSFVICLIPVYFILNQVTNKIDNKKELYILLVILSLPLIAHRTFVGTKLEATLSMFSILFYTTSFLYFYIVRFAFHETENRH; via the coding sequence ATGTGGAAATTTTTCGAAACCGTTGAGAAACGTGGAAAATGGATTTTGAGCCTCTTACTTTTGGTTCTCCTTGTCCTTTCCGTTTCCAGGTCCAAACAAAAGTCGGATTTTTTAGATTATTACCATGCTGCGGAACGCTGGGAAACAGGTGAAAATCTCTACAGGTTTGATGTTGCTTTTGAACTCCAAACCAAAATCAAAACAATGGAAGACCTTTTCCGACCAGAAAATCTCCATTTGCTTTCGGCTCTTCAAAACGAAACAGCAACCTATATCTACCCTCCTTTGTTTTCTTTTTTACTCATTCCATTTACTTATCTCAGTGAGCCAGGGGCGGCCCTTGTTTTTGAAATTCTGAGTTGGATCTCTTTGTTTGGAATCCTTTACTTATTATTCCAAAATAAAGAACTAAACCTAAGCCACTCCAAATATCCTTTTTTGATTCTTCTTGCCTCTCTGATTTTCAATTTTAGATTTTTAGAAAGTCATATCCAAAATAACCAGGTGGGGCTTCTTCTCATCCTACTCATCTTCGTAGCACTCACGATACGATCTCATTGGTTGAGTGGATTTTTATTGGCCCTTGCAGTTAGCATCAAAATCACTCCTCTTGTTTTTTTATTTGTGTTTGTCTACGAAAAACAATACAAACGAATCCTTTGGTTTTTGGTTGGTATGATTGTTTGGAATGCAATTCCACTTTTGTATCATTGGGATTATACCATTCAAATGACATCAGAATGGCTCCGCGAAATTTTAGGGAATGCGTTCAGTAATCCCCTCCTTCGTTCTTGGAAAAATAACCAATCCTTAAGTTCTACATTGGCTAAATATTTTGTGTCTGGTGCAGATATGATCAACCAACCAACTTACTCGATGCCATTTGTAAATTTGTCCTTGTCCACTTTAAAACTCATTCAACTTGTGTTTATGATTCTATTTGGAGTTCCACTATTGTTATTATGGAGAAAGAAAAACAAAAAATGGGAAATTGTTTCTCTTTTGTTTTTAGTTTCTGCACTCTTTAGTGGAATTAGCTGGGTTCATAGCTTTGTGATTTGTTTAATTCCCGTTTATTTTATTTTGAATCAAGTAACAAACAAAATAGATAACAAAAAGGAATTATACATTCTACTTGTGATCTTAAGTTTACCACTGATTGCCCATCGAACATTTGTTGGAACAAAATTAGAAGCAACACTGTCAATGTTCTCTATTTTATTTTATACAACTAGTTTCTTATACTTCTACATTGTAAGGTTTGCATTCCATGAAACAGAAAATCGGCATTGA
- the queA gene encoding tRNA preQ1(34) S-adenosylmethionine ribosyltransferase-isomerase QueA: MDFLNEYDFHLPEEQIAKFPLENRDESRLLVVDRAQLKYWEAPLFRDITTLVRPGDIFVYNETKVSYRRVFLQVESGRIHESIFLEPQDTQNQTWLCILKNRAKLKLGDRLSPVGFPNYQFVYHGPEEELSFLGSELSISDSDFEIFGNIPIPPYLKRNVTEEDKVRYQTIFANRSGSVAAPTAGLHFTEELKNTFRTLGAEFLPVELQIGYGTFRPLTTEQWQTKTLHREKYLVSESTATKLNDARKEGRRIIAVGTTTLRVLETVFDSQLQKYKVGSSQTDIFLSPGDKIDSVQGLITNFHLPKSSLLLLVSAFATTQLVLDSYRYALKNGFRFYSYGDSMFLF, translated from the coding sequence ATGGATTTTTTGAACGAATACGATTTCCACCTTCCCGAAGAGCAGATTGCTAAATTTCCCTTAGAAAATAGGGACGAGTCGCGTCTCCTTGTGGTGGATCGTGCCCAATTAAAATATTGGGAAGCACCTTTGTTTCGAGACATCACAACCTTGGTTCGACCAGGTGATATTTTTGTATATAATGAGACAAAAGTATCCTATCGGCGTGTGTTTTTACAAGTGGAATCAGGTAGAATCCATGAATCGATTTTTTTAGAACCACAAGACACCCAAAACCAAACTTGGTTGTGTATATTAAAAAATAGGGCAAAATTAAAGTTAGGTGATAGGTTGTCTCCAGTGGGGTTCCCCAACTATCAGTTTGTTTACCATGGCCCGGAAGAAGAACTTTCTTTTCTAGGCTCTGAGTTATCAATTTCTGATTCCGATTTTGAAATTTTTGGAAATATTCCAATCCCACCTTATCTCAAACGGAATGTAACAGAAGAAGACAAGGTAAGATACCAAACGATTTTTGCCAATCGATCAGGATCGGTTGCGGCACCTACCGCTGGCCTTCATTTCACCGAAGAGTTAAAAAATACGTTCCGAACACTTGGTGCAGAGTTTTTGCCAGTGGAACTACAAATTGGTTATGGGACATTTCGTCCTTTGACCACCGAACAATGGCAGACTAAAACTTTACATAGGGAGAAATACTTAGTTTCTGAATCCACAGCAACAAAGTTAAACGATGCAAGAAAAGAGGGAAGGAGGATCATCGCTGTCGGAACCACAACGCTCCGTGTTTTAGAAACTGTTTTTGATTCTCAACTACAGAAATATAAGGTAGGATCAAGTCAAACTGACATCTTTTTGTCGCCAGGTGACAAGATTGATTCTGTGCAAGGATTGATCACAAACTTTCATTTGCCCAAGTCGAGTCTCCTTCTTCTTGTCAGTGCCTTTGCTACGACTCAACTTGTGTTGGATTCTTATCGGTATGCATTGAAGAACGGGTTTCGTTTTTATTCGTATGGGGATTCAATGTTCTTATTTTAA
- a CDS encoding FlgO family outer membrane protein, translating into MNMLPHLGWNLRFKKIIFVLILFSFSACYLGDERESKPQKKIVPPLEQLALSLSEKGFYFKPQRLVVLTFLDHEGKKSPYGDILAEKLTTELVKKDRFQILDRLANEKVLKEAGLGLDVPTDTATLRKIGDVLKLDVIITGIVTPYQDGVFVNTRLIEIKSGLILKADEVYVRIDG; encoded by the coding sequence ATGAATATGTTACCTCACTTGGGATGGAACTTGCGTTTTAAAAAAATAATTTTTGTTTTGATTTTATTTAGCTTTAGCGCTTGTTATTTGGGAGATGAAAGAGAGTCCAAACCCCAAAAAAAAATCGTTCCCCCCCTCGAACAATTGGCCCTATCTCTCTCAGAAAAAGGTTTTTATTTCAAACCACAAAGACTTGTTGTTTTAACTTTTTTAGACCATGAGGGTAAAAAAAGCCCCTACGGCGATATCCTTGCTGAAAAACTAACCACAGAACTTGTAAAAAAAGATCGGTTCCAAATTTTAGACCGCTTGGCCAATGAAAAGGTTTTAAAAGAAGCTGGACTTGGTTTGGATGTTCCCACTGACACTGCCACCTTGCGGAAAATAGGTGATGTTTTGAAACTCGATGTCATCATCACGGGAATTGTGACACCATACCAAGACGGAGTTTTTGTCAATACCAGACTGATCGAAATCAAATCCGGGCTCATCCTCAAAGCGGATGAAGTTTATGTCCGTATTGACGGCTAA
- a CDS encoding aconitate hydratase — MAFDIEMIAARYSKMEAAIAQARKVVGRPLTLTEKILYNHLWDGNPTKSFGRGVDYVDFAPDRVAMQDATAQMALLQFMQAGRKKVAVPSTVHCDHLITAKDESGVDLGIAVKENKEVYDFLSSVSNKYGIGFWKPGAGIIHQVVLENYAFPGGMMIGTDSHTVNAGGLGMVAIGVGGADACDVMAGLAWELKWPKAIGVKLTGKLNGWTSAKDVILKVAGILTVKGGTGAIVEYFGPGAEALSCTGKGTICNMGAEIGATTSTFGYDESMERYLRSTNRSDVADLANKYKAHLTADPEVYADPSKYFDQVIEIDLNTLEPYVNGPFTPDLATPISKMKEEAAKNGWPLKVEVGLIGSCTNSSYEDISRAASLAKQVAAKGLKTKAEFTITPGSELVRYTIQRDGFIDSFHKIGAKVFSNACGPCIGMWSRVGAEKKEKNTIVHSFNRNFQARQDGNPNTYAFVASPEITTALAIAGDLGFNPLTDTLTNEKGEQVKLDPPTGEELPNKGFAVEDAGFIAPAADGSGVQVIVDPTSTRLQLLAPFKAWEGTDLKGLKLLIKAKGKCTTDHISMAGPWLKFRGHLDNISNNLLIGATNIFNSKTNEVKNQLSGNYEPVPQTQRAYKAQGIGSIVVGDENYGEGSSREHAAMEPRHLGVRAVLVKSFARIHETNLKKQGMLALTFANKDDYDKIQEDDVIDIVGLTSFAEGKPLTLVLNHKDGKKDEISVNHTYNAQQIEWFKAGAALNLMKA; from the coding sequence ATGGCATTTGATATAGAAATGATTGCGGCGCGTTATTCCAAAATGGAAGCGGCCATCGCACAAGCCAGGAAGGTAGTGGGTCGACCCCTCACACTTACAGAAAAGATTTTATACAACCACCTTTGGGATGGAAATCCAACAAAGAGTTTTGGGCGCGGTGTTGATTATGTTGACTTCGCACCAGACCGAGTGGCAATGCAAGATGCAACAGCGCAGATGGCGCTTCTCCAATTTATGCAAGCTGGTCGTAAAAAAGTAGCGGTTCCTTCCACCGTTCACTGTGACCACTTAATCACGGCAAAAGACGAATCCGGTGTGGATCTTGGTATTGCTGTCAAAGAAAACAAAGAAGTTTATGATTTTTTATCCTCCGTTTCTAATAAGTATGGAATTGGTTTCTGGAAACCAGGTGCCGGTATCATCCACCAAGTGGTTTTAGAAAACTATGCTTTCCCAGGTGGGATGATGATCGGAACAGACTCCCATACAGTAAACGCTGGGGGACTTGGAATGGTTGCCATCGGTGTTGGTGGAGCTGACGCTTGTGATGTGATGGCGGGACTTGCTTGGGAACTCAAATGGCCAAAAGCCATTGGTGTCAAACTCACTGGAAAGTTAAATGGTTGGACATCCGCAAAAGACGTAATCTTAAAAGTAGCAGGTATCCTCACCGTGAAAGGTGGAACTGGTGCGATTGTAGAATACTTTGGTCCTGGTGCCGAAGCCCTATCTTGTACGGGAAAAGGTACAATCTGTAACATGGGGGCAGAAATTGGTGCCACCACTTCTACTTTTGGTTACGATGAATCCATGGAACGTTATTTAAGATCCACTAACAGAAGTGATGTGGCAGATCTTGCTAACAAATACAAAGCTCACTTAACAGCTGATCCAGAAGTATATGCAGATCCTTCCAAATACTTTGACCAAGTGATTGAAATTGACCTCAACACGTTAGAGCCTTATGTAAATGGTCCATTCACTCCAGACCTTGCGACTCCAATTTCCAAAATGAAAGAAGAAGCTGCAAAAAATGGTTGGCCACTCAAAGTAGAAGTAGGCCTCATCGGATCTTGTACAAACTCTTCTTACGAAGATATCTCAAGAGCTGCTTCCCTTGCCAAACAAGTGGCTGCTAAAGGTTTAAAAACCAAAGCAGAGTTTACCATCACTCCTGGATCGGAATTGGTTCGATACACCATCCAAAGAGACGGGTTCATTGATTCCTTCCATAAAATTGGAGCCAAAGTTTTCTCTAATGCTTGTGGGCCTTGTATTGGAATGTGGTCTCGTGTGGGTGCAGAAAAAAAGGAAAAGAACACAATTGTTCACTCCTTCAATCGTAACTTCCAAGCCCGCCAAGACGGAAACCCAAACACATACGCATTTGTGGCTTCCCCTGAAATCACAACGGCTCTTGCCATTGCTGGAGACTTAGGATTCAATCCACTTACTGATACCTTGACTAACGAAAAAGGAGAACAAGTAAAACTGGATCCACCTACTGGGGAAGAACTCCCTAACAAAGGTTTTGCGGTCGAAGATGCTGGTTTTATTGCACCGGCGGCAGATGGATCAGGGGTCCAAGTCATTGTAGATCCAACATCCACAAGATTACAACTTCTTGCTCCATTCAAAGCTTGGGAAGGAACAGACCTCAAAGGTCTAAAACTACTCATCAAAGCCAAAGGAAAGTGTACAACAGATCATATCTCAATGGCAGGTCCTTGGCTCAAGTTCCGTGGTCACTTGGATAATATCTCCAATAACCTTCTCATTGGGGCTACGAACATCTTCAATAGTAAAACCAATGAAGTAAAAAACCAACTCAGTGGAAACTACGAACCAGTTCCGCAAACCCAAAGAGCTTACAAAGCACAAGGGATTGGATCCATTGTGGTAGGTGACGAAAACTATGGGGAAGGTTCTTCACGGGAACATGCAGCGATGGAACCAAGACACTTAGGTGTGAGAGCGGTTCTTGTAAAATCGTTTGCTCGGATTCACGAAACCAACTTGAAAAAACAAGGGATGTTGGCTTTGACTTTTGCAAACAAAGATGACTACGATAAAATCCAAGAAGATGATGTGATTGATATTGTAGGACTCACAAGTTTTGCAGAAGGGAAACCTCTCACTCTTGTTCTCAATCATAAAGATGGGAAAAAAGATGAAATTTCTGTGAACCATACCTACAATGCGCAACAAATCGAATGGTTCAAAGCAGGTGCTGCTTTGAATTTGATGAAAGCGTAG